One window of Ignavibacteriota bacterium genomic DNA carries:
- a CDS encoding class I mannose-6-phosphate isomerase → MARMRTTGYDKFPCVDVPSSDGLSWTGWNAVAQQLSAALGRVASPKRILVVECYTGVDEDAVIRELSSRLAPALTLDVRTAMLPPDAIDRLVAPFLGGNDPVFGYLTNLTLPQFFDPAAVQTMKEKVAAVREGLVLIVGCGARLIANGDVFVYADLARWEAQLRYRRNAASNLGVSNATASTGVQYKRAFFVDWRVSDRWKRPLMAQWDYVLDTHSADEPKLADGEAVRRGLRHAATRPFRVVPLFDPAPWGGQWMKEVCDLDRSVKNFGWCFDCVPEENSLLLGIGDAVIELPSIDLVFDQPRKLLGDAVHGRFGDEFPIRFDFLDTMDGGNLSFQVHPLTEYIQQQFGMHYTQDESYYMLDTGPDATVYLGLKEGVDKEAMVADLRKAQEGGFIFDAEKYANRWPAKKHDHFLIPAGTVHCSGANSMVLEISATPYIFTFKMWDWARLGLDGKPRPVHLNHGVANIQWDRTTAWVKKNLVNVTQVLGSGHGWREERTGLHEREFIETRRHWFSGMAPHDTKGGVNVLNLIEGEEAIVESPAHAFEPFVVHYAETFIIPASVGVYTIRPHGPSIGKTCGTIKAYVRTGDEGH, encoded by the coding sequence ATGGCACGTATGCGAACGACCGGTTACGACAAATTCCCCTGTGTCGATGTTCCCTCGAGCGATGGCCTCAGTTGGACCGGCTGGAACGCTGTTGCGCAACAGCTCTCCGCTGCCCTGGGCAGGGTTGCATCTCCCAAACGCATCCTCGTGGTGGAGTGCTACACCGGCGTCGATGAAGATGCGGTGATCCGCGAATTGAGTTCACGCCTCGCGCCCGCGCTCACGCTCGATGTGCGCACGGCCATGCTGCCTCCGGATGCGATCGACCGGCTGGTGGCGCCGTTCCTCGGCGGGAATGATCCTGTCTTCGGTTATCTGACGAACCTCACACTCCCGCAGTTCTTCGACCCTGCTGCTGTGCAGACCATGAAGGAGAAGGTCGCGGCCGTGCGCGAGGGGCTCGTGCTCATCGTTGGCTGCGGAGCCCGGCTCATCGCAAATGGCGATGTGTTCGTGTATGCCGATCTCGCGCGGTGGGAGGCGCAACTCCGCTACCGCCGTAACGCGGCGTCCAATCTCGGCGTGTCCAATGCGACCGCATCCACCGGTGTGCAGTATAAACGCGCGTTCTTCGTGGACTGGCGGGTAAGCGACCGCTGGAAGCGCCCGCTGATGGCGCAATGGGATTACGTGCTCGACACGCATAGTGCGGATGAACCCAAACTCGCCGACGGCGAGGCCGTGCGGCGCGGATTGCGGCATGCCGCCACGCGTCCGTTCCGGGTCGTGCCGCTCTTCGATCCCGCCCCCTGGGGCGGACAGTGGATGAAGGAAGTCTGCGACCTCGACCGCAGCGTGAAGAACTTCGGATGGTGCTTCGATTGCGTGCCGGAAGAGAACAGCCTCCTGCTCGGGATCGGCGACGCGGTGATCGAACTGCCGTCCATCGACCTCGTGTTCGACCAGCCGCGGAAACTGCTCGGCGATGCCGTGCACGGCCGCTTCGGCGACGAGTTCCCCATCCGCTTCGACTTCCTGGACACCATGGACGGCGGCAACCTGTCGTTCCAGGTGCACCCCCTCACCGAATACATCCAGCAGCAGTTCGGGATGCACTACACGCAGGACGAAAGCTACTACATGCTGGATACCGGTCCCGATGCCACGGTCTATCTTGGTTTGAAAGAGGGCGTGGATAAGGAAGCGATGGTGGCCGACCTGAGAAAGGCGCAGGAAGGCGGTTTCATCTTCGATGCTGAGAAGTATGCGAACCGCTGGCCTGCGAAGAAGCATGATCACTTCCTCATTCCTGCGGGCACCGTCCATTGCTCCGGTGCCAACTCGATGGTGCTGGAGATCAGCGCAACGCCCTACATCTTCACGTTCAAGATGTGGGATTGGGCGCGGTTGGGACTCGACGGCAAGCCGCGGCCGGTGCACCTGAACCATGGTGTGGCGAACATCCAGTGGGACCGCACCACGGCGTGGGTGAAGAAGAACCTTGTGAACGTGACGCAGGTGCTGGGCAGCGGACACGGGTGGCGGGAGGAGCGTACGGGGCTGCATGAGCGCGAGTTCATCGAGACCCGCCGTCACTGGTTCTCGGGCATGGCGCCGCACGATACGAAGGGCGGCGTGAACGTGCTCAACCTCATTGAAGGCGAGGAAGCGATCGTGGAAAGCCCGGCGCATGCCTTCGAGCCCTTCGTTGTGCATTACGCCGAAACCTTCATCATCCCGGCCTCTGTCGGCGTGTATACCATCCGCCCCCACGGGCCTTCCATAGGGAAGACCTGTGGCACCATCAAAGCATACGTCCGGACCGGCGATGAAGGACATTGA
- a CDS encoding cupin domain-containing protein — translation MKDIEKILAEFDPATGVIDGAPLTQRHLHDLRGCFADSAAFERAAAAGNPLIYTVSGVEPGAGEGDLHYGVGMIMPGKIGDEYYMTKGHLHSWRDAAEVYCGLAGEGMMLLEDEDGGNSRMVPLGAGKVVYVPGRTAHRTMNTGTVPLTYIGIYPAKAGHDYSTIALKNFSCVVVERQGKPVMLPREKKA, via the coding sequence ATGAAGGACATTGAGAAGATCCTGGCGGAGTTCGATCCGGCCACAGGGGTGATCGACGGCGCGCCGCTGACGCAGCGGCATTTGCACGATCTGCGCGGATGCTTCGCGGACAGTGCGGCGTTCGAACGTGCCGCGGCCGCCGGCAACCCGCTCATCTATACGGTCTCCGGTGTGGAGCCGGGTGCGGGCGAAGGCGACCTCCACTATGGCGTCGGGATGATCATGCCCGGGAAGATCGGCGACGAGTACTACATGACCAAGGGGCATCTGCATTCGTGGCGGGACGCGGCGGAAGTCTACTGCGGTCTGGCAGGAGAGGGGATGATGCTCCTCGAAGATGAGGATGGCGGGAACAGCCGCATGGTACCGCTTGGCGCGGGGAAGGTGGTGTATGTTCCCGGCCGCACCGCGCACCGCACGATGAACACCGGCACGGTACCTCTGACCTACATCGGCATCTATCCCGCGAAGGCGGGGCACGACTATTCCACGATCGCGCTGAAGAATTTCTCGTGCGTGGTCGTGGAACGGCAAGGGAAACCCGTGATGCTCCCGAGAGAGAAGAAGGCATGA
- a CDS encoding phosphomannose isomerase type II C-terminal cupin domain: protein MTNYVTKPIPAEKPEPSYVERPWGSFRQYAHNKECTVSLMTVLPGQRLSLQSHSGRGELWIVIDDGAVVQVGEEERACRAGDEIWIRANEKHRLSCTGEKSVRVLEVAFGNWQQEDITRYADDYRR from the coding sequence ATGACCAACTACGTCACCAAGCCCATCCCGGCGGAGAAACCGGAACCGTCGTATGTGGAACGGCCCTGGGGGTCGTTCCGGCAGTATGCGCACAACAAGGAATGCACGGTCAGCCTGATGACCGTCCTGCCGGGGCAGAGGCTCAGTCTGCAGTCGCACAGCGGCCGCGGAGAACTGTGGATCGTGATCGACGACGGTGCCGTGGTGCAGGTGGGTGAAGAAGAACGCGCGTGCCGGGCCGGGGACGAGATCTGGATCCGTGCGAACGAGAAGCACCGGCTGTCGTGCACGGGGGAGAAGAGTGTCCGTGTCCTCGAGGTTGCCTTCGGCAACTGGCAGCAGGAGGACATCACGCGGTATGCGGACGATTACCGGCGCTGA
- a CDS encoding chitobiase/beta-hexosaminidase C-terminal domain-containing protein produces the protein MKQRHSLLVALCAVSILSLSMVVPVQAQGTAQPAVQSQPAAPDRTLHVVGTAHLDTQWRWTIQTTIDEYIKSTLHDNFRLFERYPAYRFSFEGAFRYELMKEYYPADYERMRGYVASGQWNVTGSSYDAGDVNIPSPESIFRHVLYGNGYFKKEFGKSSVDIYLPDCFGFGYALPTIERHAGLSAFSTQKLTWGSFVGVPFDIGMWEGVDGSQIVATVNPGDYGAQIREDLSTSQQWLKAIDSLGNRSGFYRGYKYFGTGDIGGAPDSLSVDWLMKGMNGKGPIRVLSAPADSVAREVTPEIAAKLPHYKGELVMSTHGTGCYTSQAAMKVWNRRNELLGDAAERASVAAAWAGGLPYPSARLTTNWKRFLWHQFHDDLTGTSIPEAYTFSWNDELLSIKDFTAVTTSAVGSLAAGLKTNVAGIPVVVYNPLSQQREDMVEGTFTFPERAPQAVKVVDADGQQVPSQILSVDGRNVRVAFLATVPPVGMRVYALQSAAKPAVAQTGLSVTKNSMENDHYRIRIDDAGNVASIYDKKENREMLGGPQRLDLFANKSVKWPAWEIMPNTVAVPPRASVGGPAVVKIVENGPVVAGLEITRTMDGSTFVQHVRLAAGSAGERVVFHTTIHWNTRKTLLKATFPLAVQNEKAVYDLGMGVIERGNNTDKLYEVPAQQWAVVDAKDGSYGVAIMNDSRYGWDKPDNSTLRLTLVHTPETGPGYSDQAALDLGTHRVTYAVYGHKGTWQDGKVAWQAARLNQPLMAYQTAGHPGTLGAAFSMLSSNTDAVMVTAVKRAENSDDIVVRLRNLTGQPVNGVAITFASALTAAAEWNASEEPVGPARFDDAVLKIGTIGAYAPKTFAVRLAAPRTAAATPSSQSVPLAFDGDGMSLDGNRADGDLDGAGHTFPGELVPATLNISGVEFTLGSSAPGAQNFLSAKGNTVRLPKGTFDHVYLLAAATEDAQVTVKTGTESHTVVIPRFIGPSGQWDSPLLNGKALALGRINGAPLESPFFTPAFTKPQQAAFIATHTHDRSTDRNLAYVFSTMYCITLPVKPGTTTLTLPSDPRVRVFAVSVAANALEATRTATPIAETAPVVIIGTPAGSTAFTDVITFTLASSSGAGTIRYTLDGTDPQLSSPAYTYPVRIKQSAKVKAAVFGKNGRIGEVSSGTFVKAEYLPVTGNKPGSQGLRCDYFEGTWSQVPDFASMTPIRWTVVPRFEYPLQHIQDKWGARYSGYITVKADGIYTFSVNADDGAKLSLGSLEIVDNDGLHSAHEASGAVALRAGTYPIAVSHFDRGSEDILEVWISGPGMDRQIIPTSMLTH, from the coding sequence ATGAAACAGCGTCACTCTCTTCTTGTCGCCCTCTGTGCGGTTTCCATTCTTTCCCTCTCCATGGTCGTGCCGGTGCAAGCACAAGGCACCGCGCAGCCCGCCGTGCAGTCGCAGCCGGCGGCACCCGACCGCACACTGCATGTCGTCGGTACGGCGCATCTCGATACGCAGTGGCGGTGGACGATCCAGACGACCATCGACGAGTACATCAAGAGTACGCTCCACGATAACTTCAGGCTGTTCGAACGGTATCCCGCCTACCGGTTCAGCTTCGAAGGTGCGTTCCGGTATGAGCTGATGAAGGAGTACTACCCGGCGGACTACGAACGTATGCGCGGGTATGTGGCATCGGGACAGTGGAACGTGACCGGCAGCAGCTACGATGCGGGCGACGTGAACATCCCCTCGCCCGAGTCGATCTTCCGCCACGTGCTGTACGGGAACGGCTATTTCAAGAAGGAATTCGGGAAGTCGAGTGTGGACATCTACCTCCCGGATTGCTTCGGGTTCGGGTATGCGTTGCCCACCATCGAGCGTCATGCGGGCCTCTCGGCGTTCAGCACGCAGAAGCTCACCTGGGGATCGTTCGTCGGCGTCCCCTTCGACATCGGGATGTGGGAGGGCGTGGATGGATCGCAGATCGTTGCAACGGTGAACCCCGGCGACTATGGCGCACAGATCCGCGAGGACCTGAGCACCAGCCAGCAGTGGCTGAAGGCGATCGACTCCCTCGGGAACCGTTCCGGGTTCTACCGCGGGTACAAGTACTTCGGCACGGGGGACATCGGCGGCGCGCCGGATTCGCTGTCGGTGGACTGGCTGATGAAGGGGATGAACGGGAAAGGACCGATCCGGGTCCTCAGCGCTCCCGCGGATTCCGTCGCGCGCGAGGTCACACCGGAGATCGCCGCGAAGCTCCCTCATTATAAAGGAGAGCTGGTGATGTCCACGCACGGCACGGGCTGCTATACATCGCAGGCGGCCATGAAGGTCTGGAACCGGCGGAACGAGCTCCTCGGCGATGCGGCGGAACGGGCATCGGTGGCGGCAGCATGGGCAGGCGGACTGCCGTATCCGTCCGCGCGCCTTACCACGAACTGGAAGAGGTTCCTCTGGCATCAGTTCCACGACGACCTCACCGGCACGAGCATCCCCGAAGCGTATACGTTCTCGTGGAACGATGAGCTGCTCTCGATCAAGGACTTCACCGCGGTCACGACCTCCGCGGTCGGATCGCTGGCGGCCGGACTGAAGACGAACGTGGCGGGGATCCCGGTCGTCGTGTATAACCCGCTCTCGCAGCAGCGCGAGGACATGGTCGAAGGGACGTTCACGTTCCCGGAGCGTGCTCCTCAGGCGGTGAAGGTCGTTGATGCCGATGGCCAACAAGTGCCTTCGCAGATCCTGAGCGTGGATGGCCGGAACGTCCGGGTTGCGTTCCTGGCGACCGTCCCGCCGGTCGGCATGCGCGTGTATGCGCTGCAGTCCGCTGCAAAGCCGGCCGTTGCGCAGACCGGACTGAGCGTCACCAAGAACTCCATGGAGAACGACCACTACCGCATCCGCATCGACGACGCGGGGAACGTGGCAAGCATCTATGACAAGAAAGAGAATCGCGAGATGCTCGGCGGCCCCCAGCGCCTCGACCTTTTCGCCAACAAGTCCGTGAAGTGGCCGGCGTGGGAGATCATGCCCAACACGGTGGCGGTGCCGCCGCGCGCGTCGGTCGGCGGACCGGCAGTGGTGAAGATCGTGGAAAACGGCCCGGTCGTGGCCGGACTCGAGATCACGCGGACGATGGACGGATCCACGTTCGTGCAGCATGTGCGCCTTGCGGCAGGAAGCGCTGGTGAGCGCGTGGTGTTCCACACCACCATCCACTGGAACACCAGGAAGACGCTGCTCAAGGCGACGTTCCCGCTTGCCGTGCAGAACGAGAAGGCCGTGTACGACCTCGGCATGGGCGTGATCGAACGCGGCAACAACACCGACAAACTGTATGAAGTGCCTGCCCAGCAGTGGGCAGTTGTGGATGCGAAGGATGGCTCGTACGGCGTCGCGATCATGAACGACAGCCGGTACGGATGGGACAAGCCGGACAACAGCACACTGCGGCTGACGCTCGTGCACACGCCGGAAACGGGACCGGGCTACAGCGACCAGGCAGCGCTCGACCTCGGCACGCACCGCGTGACATATGCGGTGTACGGCCACAAAGGGACCTGGCAGGACGGGAAGGTCGCGTGGCAGGCCGCGCGCCTCAACCAGCCGCTCATGGCGTACCAGACCGCCGGGCATCCCGGCACCCTCGGTGCGGCATTTTCCATGCTTTCGAGCAACACCGATGCCGTGATGGTGACCGCGGTGAAGCGTGCGGAGAACAGCGACGACATCGTCGTGCGCCTCCGCAATCTGACCGGGCAGCCGGTGAACGGTGTTGCGATCACGTTCGCCTCGGCACTCACCGCCGCGGCGGAATGGAATGCATCCGAAGAGCCTGTCGGCCCCGCGAGGTTCGACGATGCGGTCCTGAAGATCGGCACGATCGGTGCGTATGCACCGAAGACCTTTGCGGTGCGCCTCGCCGCTCCACGGACAGCGGCCGCAACGCCCTCCTCACAGTCTGTCCCCCTGGCATTCGACGGCGATGGGATGAGTCTGGATGGGAACCGTGCCGACGGCGATCTGGACGGCGCGGGTCATACGTTCCCCGGTGAACTCGTCCCTGCCACGTTGAACATCAGCGGCGTGGAGTTCACGCTCGGTTCTTCAGCCCCTGGCGCACAGAATTTCCTCTCTGCGAAGGGGAACACCGTGCGTCTGCCGAAAGGCACGTTCGATCATGTGTATCTCCTTGCGGCGGCCACGGAGGATGCGCAGGTGACGGTGAAGACCGGCACGGAGTCGCATACGGTCGTGATCCCGCGGTTCATCGGTCCGAGCGGACAGTGGGACAGTCCTCTGCTGAACGGCAAAGCTCTGGCCCTCGGCCGCATCAACGGGGCACCGCTCGAGAGTCCGTTCTTCACGCCGGCATTCACGAAGCCGCAGCAGGCGGCGTTCATTGCCACCCACACCCATGACCGGTCCACGGACCGGAACCTTGCGTACGTCTTCAGCACGATGTACTGCATCACATTGCCGGTGAAGCCCGGCACCACCACGCTCACGCTGCCATCCGATCCGCGCGTGCGTGTGTTCGCGGTGAGCGTTGCGGCCAATGCGCTGGAGGCAACGCGGACCGCCACCCCGATCGCCGAGACCGCGCCCGTGGTGATCATCGGGACGCCGGCGGGGAGCACTGCGTTCACCGACGTGATCACGTTCACACTGGCATCGTCCAGCGGTGCCGGTACGATCCGCTACACGCTGGACGGGACCGATCCGCAGCTCAGCTCGCCCGCGTACACGTATCCCGTGCGCATCAAGCAGAGCGCGAAGGTGAAGGCCGCAGTGTTCGGAAAGAACGGCCGCATCGGCGAGGTTTCGTCGGGCACGTTCGTGAAGGCGGAGTACCTGCCCGTGACCGGGAACAAGCCCGGCTCGCAGGGGCTCCGGTGCGACTACTTTGAGGGAACGTGGTCACAGGTGCCGGACTTTGCATCGATGACGCCGATCCGTTGGACCGTCGTGCCGCGATTCGAATATCCATTGCAGCACATTCAGGACAAATGGGGGGCGCGGTATTCGGGCTACATCACGGTGAAGGCGGATGGCATCTATACGTTCTCGGTAAACGCGGATGACGGCGCGAAGCTCTCCCTGGGTTCGCTGGAGATCGTGGACAACGATGGGTTGCACTCGGCGCATGAAGCATCGGGTGCCGTGGCCCTGCGGGCAGGAACGTACCCGATCGCGGTATCGCATTTCGACCGCGGGTCGGAGGATATCCTGGAAGTGTGGATCAGCGGGCCGGGTATGGATCGTCAGATCATACCGACGTCGATGCTCACGCACTGA